In one Vampirovibrio chlorellavorus genomic region, the following are encoded:
- a CDS encoding double zinc ribbon domain-containing protein: MQPCGKCGNYNSEDSIFCGHCANRLNNNCPDCGFKNLMQQKFCGSCGKQLLADGALGGAQVSEGLPGGIAADTVRTEPQGVQSGTPASVAPSVLETYALLSLEVANWQQALAESANPQGLQAYQSEVMTAIADQIHAAGGQINASKNRVLFASFRRESSPETSLKKAVDVSRRLLTQTYLSGAGTLQLRIGLDLELAQARNPLTSTLERSMGEPGSLTVSQRVYDRLQAVYSFAPVGPVTVGNRTLTFYRLALSAPDLAKAQPASDQAPPAMAATPVTLSPGTATPTVTSLDTGRPPEAILPPPSPVPLSPPTALPVGEGPVDLSGPAPVSELSPSEALEPPVKGESLPLNNFPDYSPPALTVLKSPRPENTTYNQLVESLSADFNSFLSQNPMTLKGKIVALCADDGLGKSSIIHMARAQSDPENQRGIWMGGGNYRCFHPPGLPLLYWLELLQNLLSLVFEGHPSPDVRQALDKFLDYVYEGSPPPDVVAFLQDFLLVQPPQPLGAETRNFMGRIESFFLGFFRIITTKRPLILVFEDLNFADPPSLDLLVTLLEAGLLQLPVYLVLTHPRDCYAQGRLAECFQKSAYHEWVVSRMDSPAMERFLDDGPLGGQLSQLPSQWTSLLTRQAKGLPLYLEEALRLMHLKEALIVDPDTGKFLVNPDFNPADLILSDQLGEVVAERLSFLSEQSLYLLQLASILGEKFAVNLLYTLAQMDEEAFNEALTLLFNHGFLIPDAANSGRFRHGMLWSLVYQGIEDGLREQMHQLISEALEGDFNRGLTVPASLLAHHSQQGGLLNRAITYWNLTGIYCGQVGSLTGLNTALFHALDLMSQTEETRRENRELALRMLESAGVLNMDEDADFAVRMLTWVCEAREEEGEPIKQLEPLGFLASACENAGDYTQALSTLEKSISLIDAAAYPLEAASLQMTRMEYLYTLGRLHQAREIMEQILEPMVQTHGGGHPDFMEAFMQARLLKAQILLAQCDPSALSELEASRQLAAFSGQEELGIALRLILAQAHLRNGHFESCNREADSLLNAIEQMPDSDWFLAQWGLLAIMYHCEQEDWTSASQLVLTVISKAEAARDYLTWVLSQAYAGYITGRMGKIREGRQLMEQAIGLSSEYRFASAALLGWRFLAEFELSLNNLDVAYEIAMKALEVARKPDIQNRFEVIQLSLLCARALLAKGQPKEAGKVLEPLWPQVVQARWQPLIAACAFEIGQLYKALAQDMPADLSRKYLTRSVEFFLKAKGIWLDLRHIAQVKKVDQAIPQL, encoded by the coding sequence ATGCAGCCTTGCGGTAAATGCGGCAATTACAATTCAGAAGACAGTATTTTTTGCGGGCATTGCGCCAATCGGCTCAATAACAATTGCCCCGATTGCGGCTTCAAAAATTTGATGCAGCAAAAATTTTGCGGGAGTTGCGGCAAGCAACTGCTGGCCGATGGGGCGCTGGGTGGGGCTCAGGTTTCGGAAGGCCTGCCGGGTGGGATTGCCGCTGACACTGTACGGACTGAGCCGCAAGGAGTTCAGTCAGGAACGCCAGCCTCGGTGGCCCCCAGCGTCTTGGAGACTTATGCGCTGCTTTCACTGGAAGTGGCCAATTGGCAGCAGGCTTTGGCGGAGTCCGCCAATCCCCAGGGGCTACAGGCCTATCAATCGGAAGTGATGACGGCCATTGCCGATCAGATCCACGCGGCGGGCGGGCAGATTAACGCCAGCAAGAACCGGGTGCTGTTTGCCTCCTTCCGGCGGGAAAGCTCACCGGAGACCTCCCTTAAAAAGGCCGTAGACGTCTCCAGACGCTTGTTGACCCAGACCTACCTGTCAGGGGCGGGCACCCTTCAGTTGAGAATCGGTCTGGATTTGGAGCTGGCCCAGGCCCGTAACCCGTTAACCTCTACCCTGGAACGTTCCATGGGAGAGCCCGGCTCATTAACCGTCAGTCAGCGAGTGTATGACCGGCTACAAGCCGTTTATTCCTTTGCCCCGGTTGGCCCGGTGACGGTTGGCAACCGCACTTTAACCTTTTATCGGTTGGCCCTGTCGGCACCCGATTTGGCAAAGGCCCAGCCTGCTTCGGATCAGGCCCCACCAGCCATGGCGGCCACGCCTGTGACCTTGTCACCGGGCACTGCCACCCCCACGGTGACCTCCCTGGATACGGGCAGGCCGCCTGAGGCCATACTGCCGCCGCCTTCGCCGGTTCCACTTTCTCCGCCTACTGCGTTGCCCGTGGGGGAAGGCCCGGTGGATCTGAGTGGACCCGCACCGGTTTCTGAACTCTCCCCGTCGGAGGCCCTTGAACCGCCGGTCAAGGGAGAATCGCTCCCCCTAAACAATTTTCCGGATTACAGTCCGCCGGCCCTCACCGTTTTAAAATCCCCACGGCCGGAAAACACCACTTACAATCAGCTGGTTGAGTCACTGAGCGCTGACTTTAACAGTTTCCTGTCCCAGAATCCCATGACCCTGAAGGGTAAAATCGTGGCCCTGTGCGCCGATGATGGGTTGGGAAAGTCCAGCATCATTCACATGGCCCGTGCCCAGTCCGATCCTGAGAATCAGCGGGGCATCTGGATGGGCGGGGGTAACTACCGCTGCTTCCATCCTCCCGGTCTGCCCTTGCTGTACTGGCTGGAATTGCTGCAAAACCTCCTGAGTCTGGTCTTTGAGGGGCACCCCTCCCCGGATGTTCGTCAGGCGTTGGACAAGTTTCTGGATTATGTCTACGAGGGCAGCCCCCCACCGGACGTGGTGGCTTTTTTGCAGGACTTTTTGCTGGTGCAGCCGCCCCAACCGCTGGGGGCGGAAACCCGGAATTTCATGGGGCGCATAGAATCCTTCTTTCTGGGCTTTTTCAGGATTATTACCACCAAACGTCCGCTCATTCTGGTGTTTGAGGATTTAAATTTCGCGGATCCGCCCAGTCTCGATTTGCTGGTAACACTGCTGGAGGCGGGTTTGCTTCAGCTGCCTGTCTATCTGGTGTTGACCCATCCTCGAGATTGTTACGCTCAGGGGCGTCTGGCGGAATGCTTCCAGAAATCGGCCTATCACGAATGGGTGGTGAGCCGTATGGATTCGCCCGCCATGGAGCGCTTTCTGGATGATGGGCCTCTGGGCGGCCAGTTGTCCCAACTGCCTTCCCAGTGGACGAGCCTGTTGACCCGTCAGGCCAAGGGGCTTCCCCTTTACCTGGAAGAGGCCCTGCGGTTGATGCACCTGAAAGAAGCCCTGATTGTGGACCCCGATACGGGCAAGTTTCTGGTGAACCCGGACTTTAACCCGGCGGATCTGATCTTGTCCGATCAGCTTGGGGAGGTGGTTGCCGAACGCCTGTCCTTCCTGAGTGAGCAGAGCTTGTACCTGCTGCAACTGGCCAGCATTCTGGGCGAAAAATTTGCGGTGAACCTGCTGTATACCCTGGCCCAAATGGACGAGGAGGCGTTTAACGAGGCCCTGACCCTGCTGTTCAACCACGGCTTCCTGATACCGGACGCGGCCAATAGCGGTCGTTTCCGTCATGGCATGTTGTGGTCCCTGGTTTATCAGGGCATTGAGGACGGGCTTCGGGAGCAAATGCACCAGCTGATCAGCGAAGCCCTGGAAGGGGACTTCAACCGGGGGCTTACTGTGCCAGCCTCCCTGCTGGCCCACCATTCCCAGCAGGGCGGGTTGCTGAACCGGGCCATTACCTACTGGAATCTGACCGGCATTTACTGTGGTCAGGTAGGATCGCTGACCGGTTTGAACACGGCTTTGTTTCACGCCCTGGATCTCATGTCCCAAACGGAGGAAACCAGAAGGGAGAACCGGGAACTGGCCCTGCGGATGCTGGAAAGCGCCGGTGTTCTCAATATGGATGAGGACGCCGACTTTGCGGTTCGGATGCTGACATGGGTGTGTGAGGCCCGGGAAGAGGAAGGCGAGCCCATCAAGCAGTTGGAGCCGCTGGGGTTTCTGGCATCGGCTTGTGAAAATGCCGGGGATTACACGCAGGCGCTGTCCACACTGGAAAAATCGATCTCGCTGATTGATGCTGCCGCTTATCCGCTGGAGGCGGCCTCTTTGCAGATGACCCGTATGGAATATCTCTACACGCTGGGACGGCTCCATCAGGCCCGCGAGATTATGGAGCAGATTCTGGAGCCGATGGTTCAAACCCACGGCGGTGGCCATCCGGATTTTATGGAAGCCTTTATGCAGGCCCGCTTGCTCAAGGCCCAGATTTTACTGGCTCAGTGTGATCCCTCGGCCTTGTCCGAGCTGGAAGCGTCCCGGCAGCTGGCGGCATTTTCTGGGCAGGAGGAGTTGGGCATTGCCCTGCGCCTGATCCTGGCGCAGGCGCATTTGCGCAATGGGCATTTTGAAAGCTGCAACCGGGAAGCGGACAGTTTGCTGAACGCCATTGAGCAAATGCCGGACTCCGATTGGTTTTTGGCTCAATGGGGACTGCTGGCCATTATGTATCACTGCGAGCAGGAGGACTGGACCAGTGCCTCCCAGTTGGTGCTGACGGTGATTTCCAAGGCCGAGGCGGCTCGGGACTACCTCACCTGGGTACTGTCACAGGCCTATGCCGGGTATATTACCGGGCGTATGGGTAAAATCCGGGAAGGTCGCCAGTTAATGGAGCAGGCCATCGGGCTCAGTTCGGAATATCGTTTTGCCTCCGCAGCCCTGTTGGGATGGCGCTTTCTGGCCGAGTTCGAATTGTCCCTGAACAATCTTGATGTGGCCTATGAAATCGCCATGAAGGCCCTGGAAGTGGCCCGAAAGCCTGATATTCAGAACCGGTTCGAGGTGATTCAGTTAAGCCTGCTGTGTGCCCGGGCGCTTCTGGCCAAGGGGCAACCCAAGGAAGCTGGCAAGGTGCTGGAGCCCTTGTGGCCGCAAGTGGTTCAGGCTCGCTGGCAACCGTTGATAGCGGCTTGCGCCTTTGAGATCGGTCAGCTTTACAAAGCGCTGGCCCAGGATATGCCTGCCGATTTGAGTCGCAAGTACCTGACCCGCAGTGTGGAATTTTTCCTGAAGGCCAAGGGAATCTGGCTGGATTTGCGGCATATCGCTCAGGTTAAAAAGGTGGATCAGGCCATTCCCCAGTTGTAA
- a CDS encoding DegT/DnrJ/EryC1/StrS family aminotransferase translates to MAVKTSIPLVNLQRQAQTYRDAFQASFTDLLDRADFIGGAAVTQFEQAFAQYCGAQHCVGVGNGTDALYLIFRALGLQPGDEVITCTMSFIATAEIFAPLGVKVVFADIDPLTYTLDVAQVARLITDKTKALLPVHLYGQPADLAALQQLAHQHGLFLIEDAAQAHGAEFAGQRIGSWGQAAAFSFYPGKNLGAFGDGGGITTNDADLAHKIRMLANHGRLSKYEHAVEGVNSRLDTVQASVLLTKLGHLDAWNARRNEIAAFYNAALSDLPDLTLPRVGANRTHVYHLYVVQTAQRDALLQFLNARGIQAAIHYPIPLHLQPAFAHLGYQAGAFPNAETLSQQCLSLPICPELRMAEAEAVVQAVKAFFESRP, encoded by the coding sequence ATGGCGGTGAAAACAAGTATCCCTCTGGTGAATTTGCAGCGTCAGGCACAGACTTACCGAGACGCCTTTCAGGCCAGTTTTACCGATTTGCTGGACAGGGCCGATTTCATCGGCGGGGCCGCCGTGACGCAGTTTGAGCAGGCCTTTGCCCAGTATTGCGGGGCGCAGCATTGCGTGGGGGTGGGCAACGGAACGGATGCCCTGTACCTCATTTTCAGGGCGTTGGGCCTACAGCCGGGCGATGAAGTGATTACCTGCACCATGAGCTTTATTGCCACCGCCGAGATTTTCGCCCCGCTGGGCGTTAAGGTGGTCTTTGCCGATATCGATCCCTTGACCTACACGCTGGATGTCGCGCAAGTGGCCCGGTTGATTACGGACAAAACCAAAGCGCTGTTACCGGTGCATTTGTACGGTCAGCCTGCCGATTTGGCCGCCCTGCAGCAGTTGGCCCATCAGCACGGCCTGTTTCTGATTGAAGACGCCGCTCAGGCTCACGGGGCGGAATTCGCCGGGCAACGCATCGGTTCCTGGGGGCAAGCGGCCGCGTTCAGTTTTTATCCCGGTAAAAATCTGGGGGCCTTCGGGGATGGGGGCGGCATCACCACCAATGACGCCGACTTGGCCCACAAAATCCGTATGCTGGCTAACCATGGCCGCTTGAGCAAGTATGAGCATGCCGTGGAAGGGGTCAACAGTCGGCTGGATACCGTGCAGGCCTCTGTTCTGCTCACCAAGCTGGGGCATTTGGATGCATGGAACGCCCGTCGCAATGAGATAGCCGCGTTTTACAACGCTGCCTTGAGCGATTTACCCGACTTGACATTACCCCGGGTGGGTGCGAATCGCACGCATGTTTATCATTTATACGTGGTGCAAACCGCCCAGCGGGACGCCTTGCTGCAATTCTTAAACGCCCGGGGCATTCAGGCGGCCATTCATTATCCCATTCCGTTGCACCTGCAACCGGCCTTTGCCCATCTGGGCTATCAGGCTGGGGCCTTTCCTAACGCGGAAACCCTGAGTCAGCAGTGTTTATCCCTGCCCATTTGCCCGGAACTGCGCATGGCCGAGGCCGAGGCAGTGGTTCAGGCGGTCAAGGCGTTTTTTGAAAGTCGCCCATAA
- a CDS encoding endonuclease/exonuclease/phosphatase family protein — protein sequence MFSIFWPLNLAKGLLGFVLNGLVFLSCLLTAMALMGDKGWVWSLTTHFRVQYLCVQALAFLFASVSYWQKSKPDGPRKIDQWVSLIVLGTFLGINLSAVLPYYLRQPRPDLSQTSGRPLKLMHINVFGNVNSNTEAVIKTIQTEQPDMIDFVEYTERWLQQLERSSTLKQYPYRLSGRGNMALYSKRPLINARLVYAGRQTVANQANIIAKIWLNGQPVTILVAHPASPIRPSHLTWLQESFGTWIKERPRLGKNLVVVGDLNTTPWSVEFKTLIEKTGLRDSQLDFGIQPSWPMLLPLIGIRAESNWLTQLMQIPIDHVLVSERLVVTDRHTGPFVGSDHLPVVVTLAVGPGQSPPQKTHGL from the coding sequence GTGTTTAGTATTTTTTGGCCTCTGAATCTGGCCAAGGGATTGCTGGGCTTTGTCCTGAACGGGCTTGTCTTTCTCTCTTGCCTTCTGACGGCCATGGCCCTGATGGGTGACAAAGGCTGGGTGTGGAGCCTGACCACCCACTTCCGGGTGCAGTACCTGTGCGTGCAAGCGCTGGCTTTTCTCTTCGCCAGTGTCAGTTACTGGCAAAAAAGCAAGCCGGACGGCCCCCGCAAGATCGATCAGTGGGTCAGCCTGATTGTGCTGGGAACCTTTCTAGGCATCAACCTGTCCGCTGTGCTGCCCTACTACCTGCGGCAACCCAGGCCGGATTTATCCCAAACCTCAGGCCGCCCCCTGAAACTGATGCACATCAACGTGTTTGGCAACGTCAATTCCAACACCGAAGCGGTCATAAAGACCATCCAGACCGAACAGCCGGATATGATTGACTTTGTGGAATACACCGAACGCTGGCTGCAGCAACTGGAGCGGTCATCGACCCTGAAACAGTACCCCTACCGCCTGTCGGGCCGGGGAAATATGGCCCTGTACAGCAAACGCCCCCTGATCAATGCCCGACTGGTCTACGCCGGACGCCAAACCGTGGCCAATCAGGCCAACATCATCGCCAAAATCTGGCTCAACGGGCAACCGGTAACAATATTGGTGGCCCATCCGGCCTCGCCCATCCGGCCATCCCACTTAACCTGGCTGCAGGAGAGCTTTGGCACCTGGATTAAAGAGCGTCCCCGCCTGGGAAAAAACCTGGTGGTGGTGGGCGATCTCAACACCACGCCCTGGTCTGTGGAGTTTAAGACCCTGATTGAAAAAACCGGCCTGCGGGACAGCCAGCTGGACTTCGGGATTCAGCCCAGCTGGCCCATGCTGCTACCCCTGATTGGCATTCGCGCCGAATCCAACTGGCTCACCCAGCTGATGCAAATTCCCATCGATCACGTGCTGGTCAGTGAGCGTTTGGTGGTCACCGACCGGCATACCGGCCCCTTCGTGGGTTCCGATCATTTGCCGGTGGTGGTGACACTGGCCGTTGGCCCCGGCCAGTCACCCCCTCAAAAAACCCACGGCCTTTAA